In Thunnus maccoyii chromosome 3, fThuMac1.1, whole genome shotgun sequence, the following proteins share a genomic window:
- the tada3l gene encoding transcriptional adapter 3, with translation MSELKDCPPLKYYDFKPVEHVKVCPRYTAVLGRSEDDGIGIEELDTLQLELETLLSSASRRLRALEEQRQILTDWQDKKGDKRFLKLGKDPDPAASSRHKPKKQKLDGKGGHGPGPGPGRPKSKNLQPKVQEYEFTDDPQDIPRTPKNDAPNRFWASVEPYCADITNEEIRLLEELLKPPEDEAEYFKIPALGKHYSQRWAQEDLLEEQREGARANDKKKSLMGGPLSELDAKDVDSLLKKSESQHESPEDGCPFGPLTQRLLQALVEENIISPMEDSPIPDISGKDANDGAGTSPRSQGKAFSVPHTRSLEARIKEELVAQGLLDSEERPGPGGDSEDEVLAELQKRQAELKALSAHNRARKQELLRLAKEEMRKQELRQRVRVSDNEVMEGFRRIMAARQKKRTPTKKEKDQAWKALKERESILKLLDG, from the exons ATGAGTGAGTTGAAGGACTGCCCCCCGCTGAAATACTATGACTTCAAGCCCGTCGAGCACGTCAAGGTGTGTCCCCGCTACACTGCTGTGCTGGGCCGCTCAGAAGACGATGGGATCGGTATTGAGGAGCTGGACACCCTGCAGCTGGAGTTGGAGACACTCCTGTCCTCAGCCAGCCGACGCCTCCGAGCTCTGGAGGAGCAGAGACAG ATCCTCACAGACTGGCAGGACAAGAAGGGGGATAAGCGCTTCCTAAAGCTGGGGAAAGACCCGGACCCCGCTGCATCATCTCGCCACAAAccaaagaaacagaaattgGACGGCAAAGGCGGTCATGGTCCAGGTCCAGGCCCTGGCAGACCAAAATCCAAAAACCTGCAGCCTAAAGTCCAAGAGTATGAATTTACAGACGACCCGCAAGACATTCCCCGCACTCCTAAAAATGATGCCCCCAACAG attcTGGGCGTCAGTCGAGCCGTATTGTGCTGATATCACAAATGAAGAGATACGATTGCTAGAGGAACTTCTGAAacccccagaggatgaagcgGAGTATTTCAAA ATTCCAGCGTTGGGGAAACACTACTCTCAGCGGTGGGCTCAGGAGGATTTgctggaggagcagagagaaggagCACGAGCCAACGACAAGAAGAAGAGCCTCATGGGAGGACCGCTGTCTGAACTGGATGCAAAAG ATGTGGACTCGCTGCTGAAAAAGTCGGAGTCCCAACATGAATCTCCAGAAGATGGCTGTCCCTTCGGTCCTCTCACCCAGCGTCTGCTCCAGGCTCTTGTAGAG GAGAACATTATATCCCCCATGGAGGATTCTCCTATACCAGACATTTCAGGGAAGGATGCTAATGATGGAGCTGGGACATCTCCTCGAAGCCAAGGAAAAGCTTTCAG CGTTCCTCACACACGTTCTCTGGAGGCGCGGATCAAAGAGGAGCTGGTTGCCCAGGGACTGCTGGACTCTGAGGAGCGGCCTGGACCAGGAGGAGACTCTGAGGACGAGGTTCTGGCAGAGCTTCAAAAGAGACAAGCAGAGCTCAAAGCCCTGAGTGCTCACAACAGAGCCCGCAAACAGGAGCTGCTCAG GTTGGCAAAAGAGGAGATGCGCAAGCAGGAGCTGAGGCAGAGAGTCAGGGTGTCTGACAATGAGGTGATGGAAGGATTTCGGCGAATCATGGCAGCTAGGCAGAAGAAACGCACTCCGACCAAGAAGGAGAAGGACCAGGCCTGGAAAGCACTGAAGGAGAGGGAAAGCATCCTCAAGTTACTGGATGGATAG
- the arpc4l gene encoding actin related protein 2/3 complex, subunit 4, like yields MTATLRPYLNAVRATLQAALCLENFSSQVVERHNKPEVEVRSSKELLLQPVVISRNDKEKVLIEGSINSVRVSIAVKQADEIEKILCHKFMRFMMMRAENFFILRRKPVEGYDISFLITNFHTEQMYKHKLVDFVIHFMEEIDKEISEMKLSVNARARIVAEEFLKNF; encoded by the exons ATG ACAGCGACTCTGCGCCCCTACTTGAACGCTGTGAGGGCCACCTTGCAAGCGGCCCTCTGTCTGGAGAACTTCTCCTCTCAGGTGGTGGAGCGTCACAACAAGCCGGAGGTGGAAGTCAG GAGCAGTAAGGAGCTGCTACTTCAGCCCGTGGTGATCAGCCGTAATGACAAGGAGAAGGTTCTGATCGAGGGATCCATCAACTCTGTCAGAGTCAGCATTGCTGTCAAACAG GCTGATGAGATCGAGAAGATCCTTTGCCACAAGTTCATGCGCTTCATGATGATGAGAGCGGAGAACTTCTTCATTCTGAGGAGGAAACCAGTAGAG GGATATGACATTAGCTTCTTGATCACTAACTTCCACACGGAGCAGATGTACAAACACAAGCTGGTGGACTTTGTCATCCACTTCATGGAGGAGATTGACAAGGAGATCAGCGAGATGAAGCTGTCTGTTAACGCCAGGGCCCGTATCGTTGCCGAGGAATTCCTCAAGAAT TTCTGA
- the pfkfb4a gene encoding 6-phosphofructo-2-kinase/fructose-2,6-bisphosphatase 4a isoform X2: MKHRSPSEQHHGEKRPRAPAAAASTSPPDGMEDSTPSNPRELTQNPLKKIWMPCKNGLPEKHISQRKVCMTNCPTLIVTVGLPARGKTYISKKLTRYLNWIGVPTREFNVGQYRREFVKIYKSFEFFRPDNEEGLKIRRQCASAALNDVRQYLTEEGGQVAVFDATNTTRERRETIIQFAEQNGFKVFFVESVCEDPDVIQENIVQVKLGSPDYTNCDTEEAVEDFMKRIKCYENSYETLDEVLDRDLSYIKIMDVGQRFLVNRVLDHIQSRIVYYLMNIHITPRSIYLCRHGESELNVKGCIGGDSGLTSRGKEFAKKLSQFIETQGISDLKVWTSQMKRTIQTAEALSVPYEQWKVLNEIDAGVCEEMMYEEIQDHYPLEFALRDQDKYRYRYPKGESYEDLVQRLEPVIMELERQENVLVICHQAVMRCLLAYFLDKTAEELPYLKCPLHTVLKLTPVAYGCKVESIFLNVDAVNTHRERPENVNIHRTTKDALQTVPAHL, encoded by the exons ATGAAACACCGGTCACCTTCAGAGCAGCATCACGGGGAAAAAAGGCCCCGTGCTCCCGCCGCGGCTGCCTCCACCTCACCGCCAGACGGAATGGAGGACAGTACACCGTCGAATCCGCGGGAGCTGACCCAAAACCCCCTCAAGAAGATCTGGATGCCGTGCAAAAATGGCCttcctgaaaaacacatttctcaaagaAAGG TATGTATGACCAACTGTCCCACCCTGATTGTGACAGTGGGCCTTCCTGCCAGGGGGAAGACCTATATCTCCAAGAAGCTGACCCGCTATCTCAACTGGATCGGAGTGCCCACCAGAG AGTTCAATGTCGGACAGTACAGGAGAGAGTTTGTGAAGATCTACAAGTCCTTTGAGTTCTTCCGTCCAGACAACGAGGAGGGGTTAAAGATCAGGAG ACAATGTGCTTCAGCAGCTTTGAACGATGTGCGGCAGTACCTTACAGAAGAAGGAGGCCAAGTTGCG GTTTTCGATGCAACAAACACCACCAGAGAAAGGAGGGAAACCATCATCCAGTTTGCAGAGCAGAATGGCTTTAAG gtgTTCTTTGTAGAGTCTGTGTGTGAAGACCCAGATGTCATACAGGAGAACATTGTG caAGTGAAGCTGGGCAGCCCCGACTACACCAACTGTGACACTGAAGAGGCAGTGGAGGACTTCATGAAGAGGATCAAGTGTTATGAAAACTCCTACGAGACACTGGATGAAGTTCTGGACAG GGATCTCTCCTACATTAAAATCATGGATGTGGGTCAGCGCTTCTTGGTCAACAGGGTGTTGGACCACATCCAGAGCCGGATCGTCTACTACCTCATGAACATCCACATCACGCCGCGCTCCATCTACCTGTGCCGCCACGGCGAGAGCGAGCTTAATGTCAAGGGTTGCATCGGAGGAGACTCAGGACTCACGTCTAGAGGCAAAGAg TTTGCGAAGAAGCTGAGCCAGTTCATCGAGACGCAGGGCATCAGTGACCTGAAGGTGTGGACCAGTCAGATGAAGAGAACCATCCAGACGGCCGAGGCTCTCAGCGTGCCGTATGAACAGTGGAAGGTCCTGAACGAGATCGACGCA GGCGTGTGTGAGGAAATGATGTATGAGGAGATCCAGGATCACTATCCTCTGGAGTTTGCACTGAGGGACCAGGACAAATACCGCTACCGCTACCCGAAAGGAGAG TCCTACGAGGATCTGGTGCAGCGGTTGGAGCCGGTCATCATGGAGCTGGAGAGACAGGAGAACGTGCTGGTCATCTGTCACCAGGCTGTCATGCGGTGCCTGTTGGCCTACTTCCTAGACAAGACAGCAG AGGAGCTGCCCTACCTGAAGTGCCCGCTGCACACTGTGCTGAAGCTAACGCCAGTGGCCTACG GCTGTAAGGTGGAGTCCATCTTCCTTAACGTGGACGCTGTCAACACACACCGAGAAAGACCAGAG AATGTGAACATCCATCGTACAACTAAGGACGCCCTGCAGACCGTCCCCGCTCACCTCTGA
- the pfkfb4a gene encoding 6-phosphofructo-2-kinase/fructose-2,6-bisphosphatase 4a isoform X3, whose protein sequence is MMRGCSSRSKHTLKQDGTVCMTNCPTLIVTVGLPARGKTYISKKLTRYLNWIGVPTREFNVGQYRREFVKIYKSFEFFRPDNEEGLKIRRQCASAALNDVRQYLTEEGGQVAVFDATNTTRERRETIIQFAEQNGFKVFFVESVCEDPDVIQENIVQVKLGSPDYTNCDTEEAVEDFMKRIKCYENSYETLDEVLDRDLSYIKIMDVGQRFLVNRVLDHIQSRIVYYLMNIHITPRSIYLCRHGESELNVKGCIGGDSGLTSRGKEFAKKLSQFIETQGISDLKVWTSQMKRTIQTAEALSVPYEQWKVLNEIDAGVCEEMMYEEIQDHYPLEFALRDQDKYRYRYPKGESYEDLVQRLEPVIMELERQENVLVICHQAVMRCLLAYFLDKTAEELPYLKCPLHTVLKLTPVAYGCKVESIFLNVDAVNTHRERPENVNIHRTTKDALQTVPAHL, encoded by the exons ATGATGAGAGGCTGCTCCAGCCGGTCCAAGCACACGCTGAAGCAGGACGGAACGG TATGTATGACCAACTGTCCCACCCTGATTGTGACAGTGGGCCTTCCTGCCAGGGGGAAGACCTATATCTCCAAGAAGCTGACCCGCTATCTCAACTGGATCGGAGTGCCCACCAGAG AGTTCAATGTCGGACAGTACAGGAGAGAGTTTGTGAAGATCTACAAGTCCTTTGAGTTCTTCCGTCCAGACAACGAGGAGGGGTTAAAGATCAGGAG ACAATGTGCTTCAGCAGCTTTGAACGATGTGCGGCAGTACCTTACAGAAGAAGGAGGCCAAGTTGCG GTTTTCGATGCAACAAACACCACCAGAGAAAGGAGGGAAACCATCATCCAGTTTGCAGAGCAGAATGGCTTTAAG gtgTTCTTTGTAGAGTCTGTGTGTGAAGACCCAGATGTCATACAGGAGAACATTGTG caAGTGAAGCTGGGCAGCCCCGACTACACCAACTGTGACACTGAAGAGGCAGTGGAGGACTTCATGAAGAGGATCAAGTGTTATGAAAACTCCTACGAGACACTGGATGAAGTTCTGGACAG GGATCTCTCCTACATTAAAATCATGGATGTGGGTCAGCGCTTCTTGGTCAACAGGGTGTTGGACCACATCCAGAGCCGGATCGTCTACTACCTCATGAACATCCACATCACGCCGCGCTCCATCTACCTGTGCCGCCACGGCGAGAGCGAGCTTAATGTCAAGGGTTGCATCGGAGGAGACTCAGGACTCACGTCTAGAGGCAAAGAg TTTGCGAAGAAGCTGAGCCAGTTCATCGAGACGCAGGGCATCAGTGACCTGAAGGTGTGGACCAGTCAGATGAAGAGAACCATCCAGACGGCCGAGGCTCTCAGCGTGCCGTATGAACAGTGGAAGGTCCTGAACGAGATCGACGCA GGCGTGTGTGAGGAAATGATGTATGAGGAGATCCAGGATCACTATCCTCTGGAGTTTGCACTGAGGGACCAGGACAAATACCGCTACCGCTACCCGAAAGGAGAG TCCTACGAGGATCTGGTGCAGCGGTTGGAGCCGGTCATCATGGAGCTGGAGAGACAGGAGAACGTGCTGGTCATCTGTCACCAGGCTGTCATGCGGTGCCTGTTGGCCTACTTCCTAGACAAGACAGCAG AGGAGCTGCCCTACCTGAAGTGCCCGCTGCACACTGTGCTGAAGCTAACGCCAGTGGCCTACG GCTGTAAGGTGGAGTCCATCTTCCTTAACGTGGACGCTGTCAACACACACCGAGAAAGACCAGAG AATGTGAACATCCATCGTACAACTAAGGACGCCCTGCAGACCGTCCCCGCTCACCTCTGA
- the pfkfb4a gene encoding 6-phosphofructo-2-kinase/fructose-2,6-bisphosphatase 4a isoform X1: MKHRSPSEQHHGEKRPRAPAAAASTSPPDGMEDSTPSNPRELTQNPLKKIWMPCKNGLPEKHISQRKVCMTNCPTLIVTVGLPARGKTYISKKLTRYLNWIGVPTREFNVGQYRREFVKIYKSFEFFRPDNEEGLKIRRQCASAALNDVRQYLTEEGGQVAVFDATNTTRERRETIIQFAEQNGFKVFFVESVCEDPDVIQENIVQVKLGSPDYTNCDTEEAVEDFMKRIKCYENSYETLDEVLDRDLSYIKIMDVGQRFLVNRVLDHIQSRIVYYLMNIHITPRSIYLCRHGESELNVKGCIGGDSGLTSRGKEFAKKLSQFIETQGISDLKVWTSQMKRTIQTAEALSVPYEQWKVLNEIDAGVCEEMMYEEIQDHYPLEFALRDQDKYRYRYPKGESYEDLVQRLEPVIMELERQENVLVICHQAVMRCLLAYFLDKTAEELPYLKCPLHTVLKLTPVAYGCKVESIFLNVDAVNTHRERPENVEVSRMSEEALLTVPAHQ; the protein is encoded by the exons ATGAAACACCGGTCACCTTCAGAGCAGCATCACGGGGAAAAAAGGCCCCGTGCTCCCGCCGCGGCTGCCTCCACCTCACCGCCAGACGGAATGGAGGACAGTACACCGTCGAATCCGCGGGAGCTGACCCAAAACCCCCTCAAGAAGATCTGGATGCCGTGCAAAAATGGCCttcctgaaaaacacatttctcaaagaAAGG TATGTATGACCAACTGTCCCACCCTGATTGTGACAGTGGGCCTTCCTGCCAGGGGGAAGACCTATATCTCCAAGAAGCTGACCCGCTATCTCAACTGGATCGGAGTGCCCACCAGAG AGTTCAATGTCGGACAGTACAGGAGAGAGTTTGTGAAGATCTACAAGTCCTTTGAGTTCTTCCGTCCAGACAACGAGGAGGGGTTAAAGATCAGGAG ACAATGTGCTTCAGCAGCTTTGAACGATGTGCGGCAGTACCTTACAGAAGAAGGAGGCCAAGTTGCG GTTTTCGATGCAACAAACACCACCAGAGAAAGGAGGGAAACCATCATCCAGTTTGCAGAGCAGAATGGCTTTAAG gtgTTCTTTGTAGAGTCTGTGTGTGAAGACCCAGATGTCATACAGGAGAACATTGTG caAGTGAAGCTGGGCAGCCCCGACTACACCAACTGTGACACTGAAGAGGCAGTGGAGGACTTCATGAAGAGGATCAAGTGTTATGAAAACTCCTACGAGACACTGGATGAAGTTCTGGACAG GGATCTCTCCTACATTAAAATCATGGATGTGGGTCAGCGCTTCTTGGTCAACAGGGTGTTGGACCACATCCAGAGCCGGATCGTCTACTACCTCATGAACATCCACATCACGCCGCGCTCCATCTACCTGTGCCGCCACGGCGAGAGCGAGCTTAATGTCAAGGGTTGCATCGGAGGAGACTCAGGACTCACGTCTAGAGGCAAAGAg TTTGCGAAGAAGCTGAGCCAGTTCATCGAGACGCAGGGCATCAGTGACCTGAAGGTGTGGACCAGTCAGATGAAGAGAACCATCCAGACGGCCGAGGCTCTCAGCGTGCCGTATGAACAGTGGAAGGTCCTGAACGAGATCGACGCA GGCGTGTGTGAGGAAATGATGTATGAGGAGATCCAGGATCACTATCCTCTGGAGTTTGCACTGAGGGACCAGGACAAATACCGCTACCGCTACCCGAAAGGAGAG TCCTACGAGGATCTGGTGCAGCGGTTGGAGCCGGTCATCATGGAGCTGGAGAGACAGGAGAACGTGCTGGTCATCTGTCACCAGGCTGTCATGCGGTGCCTGTTGGCCTACTTCCTAGACAAGACAGCAG AGGAGCTGCCCTACCTGAAGTGCCCGCTGCACACTGTGCTGAAGCTAACGCCAGTGGCCTACG GCTGTAAGGTGGAGTCCATCTTCCTTAACGTGGACGCTGTCAACACACACCGAGAAAGACCAGAG AACGTAGAGGTGTCGCGGATGTCAGAGGAGGCTTTGCTTACAGTGCCAGCTCACCAATGA
- the pfkfb4a gene encoding 6-phosphofructo-2-kinase/fructose-2,6-bisphosphatase 4a isoform X4 yields MMRGCSSRSKHTLKQDGTVCMTNCPTLIVTVGLPARGKTYISKKLTRYLNWIGVPTREFNVGQYRREFVKIYKSFEFFRPDNEEGLKIRRQCASAALNDVRQYLTEEGGQVAVFDATNTTRERRETIIQFAEQNGFKVFFVESVCEDPDVIQENIVQVKLGSPDYTNCDTEEAVEDFMKRIKCYENSYETLDEVLDRDLSYIKIMDVGQRFLVNRVLDHIQSRIVYYLMNIHITPRSIYLCRHGESELNVKGCIGGDSGLTSRGKEFAKKLSQFIETQGISDLKVWTSQMKRTIQTAEALSVPYEQWKVLNEIDAGVCEEMMYEEIQDHYPLEFALRDQDKYRYRYPKGESYEDLVQRLEPVIMELERQENVLVICHQAVMRCLLAYFLDKTAEELPYLKCPLHTVLKLTPVAYGCKVESIFLNVDAVNTHRERPENVEVSRMSEEALLTVPAHQ; encoded by the exons ATGATGAGAGGCTGCTCCAGCCGGTCCAAGCACACGCTGAAGCAGGACGGAACGG TATGTATGACCAACTGTCCCACCCTGATTGTGACAGTGGGCCTTCCTGCCAGGGGGAAGACCTATATCTCCAAGAAGCTGACCCGCTATCTCAACTGGATCGGAGTGCCCACCAGAG AGTTCAATGTCGGACAGTACAGGAGAGAGTTTGTGAAGATCTACAAGTCCTTTGAGTTCTTCCGTCCAGACAACGAGGAGGGGTTAAAGATCAGGAG ACAATGTGCTTCAGCAGCTTTGAACGATGTGCGGCAGTACCTTACAGAAGAAGGAGGCCAAGTTGCG GTTTTCGATGCAACAAACACCACCAGAGAAAGGAGGGAAACCATCATCCAGTTTGCAGAGCAGAATGGCTTTAAG gtgTTCTTTGTAGAGTCTGTGTGTGAAGACCCAGATGTCATACAGGAGAACATTGTG caAGTGAAGCTGGGCAGCCCCGACTACACCAACTGTGACACTGAAGAGGCAGTGGAGGACTTCATGAAGAGGATCAAGTGTTATGAAAACTCCTACGAGACACTGGATGAAGTTCTGGACAG GGATCTCTCCTACATTAAAATCATGGATGTGGGTCAGCGCTTCTTGGTCAACAGGGTGTTGGACCACATCCAGAGCCGGATCGTCTACTACCTCATGAACATCCACATCACGCCGCGCTCCATCTACCTGTGCCGCCACGGCGAGAGCGAGCTTAATGTCAAGGGTTGCATCGGAGGAGACTCAGGACTCACGTCTAGAGGCAAAGAg TTTGCGAAGAAGCTGAGCCAGTTCATCGAGACGCAGGGCATCAGTGACCTGAAGGTGTGGACCAGTCAGATGAAGAGAACCATCCAGACGGCCGAGGCTCTCAGCGTGCCGTATGAACAGTGGAAGGTCCTGAACGAGATCGACGCA GGCGTGTGTGAGGAAATGATGTATGAGGAGATCCAGGATCACTATCCTCTGGAGTTTGCACTGAGGGACCAGGACAAATACCGCTACCGCTACCCGAAAGGAGAG TCCTACGAGGATCTGGTGCAGCGGTTGGAGCCGGTCATCATGGAGCTGGAGAGACAGGAGAACGTGCTGGTCATCTGTCACCAGGCTGTCATGCGGTGCCTGTTGGCCTACTTCCTAGACAAGACAGCAG AGGAGCTGCCCTACCTGAAGTGCCCGCTGCACACTGTGCTGAAGCTAACGCCAGTGGCCTACG GCTGTAAGGTGGAGTCCATCTTCCTTAACGTGGACGCTGTCAACACACACCGAGAAAGACCAGAG AACGTAGAGGTGTCGCGGATGTCAGAGGAGGCTTTGCTTACAGTGCCAGCTCACCAATGA